One Malania oleifera isolate guangnan ecotype guangnan chromosome 10, ASM2987363v1, whole genome shotgun sequence genomic region harbors:
- the LOC131166185 gene encoding uncharacterized protein LOC131166185: MEPHLLEINLISAQGLKTANARRMQTYAVAWVDSATRLRTRIDRVGGENPTWNDKFIFRVTDEFLASDTSAITVEIYAVGYIRDSLVGNVRFLINNCLADAGAGTPACTAVQIRRPSGRFHGVLNIGVMVINASDFGALTKASAIGYRDLMGESRRRRSFSRRRTRSEQFLSMESLDNISCADSADYSDGADSSTSSSSSASTALKEWNGIRENMKSDRLGLLCGLPLQRKIHLSPSDQNFQCFDDAAPENKQS, encoded by the coding sequence ATGGAACCGCATCTCTTGGAGATCAACTTGATCTCTGCCCAAGGTCTGAAGACCGCCAATGCGCGCCGCATGCAAACCTACGCAGTCGCGTGGGTCGACTCGGCAACCAGGCTCCGCACCCGAATCGACCGAGTCGGCGGCGAGAACCCTACCTGGAACGACAAATTCATCTTCCGAGTCACAGACGAGTTTCTCGCCAGCGACACCTCCGCCATCACCGTCGAGATCTACGCCGTCGGCTACATCCGCGACAGTCTCGTCGGCAACGTGCGATTTCTCATCAACAACTGCCTCGCGGACGCCGGCGCCGGCACCCCGGCCTGCACCGCCGTCCAGATCCGCCGCCCCTCCGGCAGGTTCCATGGCGTGCTCAACATCGGTGTGATGGTGATCAACGCCTCGGATTTCGGGGCCTTGACGAAGGCATCGGCGATCGGGTACCGCGACCTAATGGGGGAGAGTCGCCGGCGCCGTAGCTTCAGCCGGCGGCGAACGAGGAGCGAGCAGTTCCTGAGCATGGAGTCCCTAGACAACATCTCCTGCGCCGATTCGGCAGACTATTCGGACGGTGCTGATTCGTCGACTTCATCTTCGTCGTCGGCATCAACGGCGCTGAAGGAATGGAACGGAATCAGAGAGAACATGAAATCGGACCGATTGGGATTGTTGTGCGGGTTGCCCCTTCAGAGGAAGATTCATTTGAGTCCGTCGGATCAGAACTTCCAGTGTTTCGACGACGCCGCACCTGAGAATAAACAGAGCTGA